The Streptomyces venezuelae genomic interval CGACCAACCTCCAGTCGCACGCCACGTCGAACGTGAGCAACGTGGCGCAGGTGGCCGCGCTGGCCGCCGTGTCCGGCGACCTGGACGCCGTCGAGGAGATGGGGCGCGCCTTCGACCGGCGCCGCCAGACGATCGTGCGGATGCTCAACGAGATCGAGGGCGTCTACTGCCCGACCCCCGAGGGCGCGTTCTACGTGTACCCCTCGGTGAAGGGTCTGCTCGGCAAGGAGATCCGCGGCAAGCGCCCCGAGACCTCGGTCGAGCTCGCGGCCCTGATCCTCGACGAGGCCGAGGTCGCGGTCGTCCCCGGCGAGGCCTTCGGCACGCCCGGCTACCTGCGCCTGTCGTACGCGCTCGGCGACGAGGACCTGGTCGAGGGTGTGTCCCGGATGCAGAAGCTGCTGGCCGAGGCGACCGCGTAGTCGGTACCGCCCGGTGACATCACTGACCGGGCCCCCGGTTCTTCGGAACCGGGGGCCCGTTTTTGCGTTCTAGCAAGGTCCCGATCGGGGAAACGGGGTGCCTTCGTCCATTCGGGTGCGGCAGTATCAGTCGATGGAGCACGTTTCACGCGACATCACCCTGCTGCCCAAGGCCCATCTGCACCTGCACTTCACCGGTTCGATGCGGCCCACGACGCTCATCGAGCTGGCCGACAAGTACGGCGTCCATCTCCCCGATGCTCTGAGCAGCGGTACGCCCCCGAAACTGCGGGCGACCGACGAGCGCGGCTGGTTCCGCTTCCAGCGTCTGTACGACATCGCCCGCTCCTGCCTGCGCGAGCCCGAGGACATCCGGCGGCTCGTCCGCGAGGCGGCCGAGGAAGACGTCAGGGACGGCTCGGGCTGGCTGGAGATCCAGGTCGACCCCACCTCGTACGCGCCGCTGCTCGGCGGACTCATCGCGGCCATGGAGATCATCCTGGACGCGGTCGACTCGGCGTCCCGGGAGACCGGGCTCGGGATGCGGGTGCTCGTCGCCGCGAACCGGATGAAGCATCCCCTGGAGGCGCGGACGCTCGCCCGGCTCGCGGTGCGGTACGCGGACCGGGGCGTGGTCGGCTTCGGGCTCTCCAACGACGAGCGGCGGGGCATGGCGCGCGACTTCGACCGCGCGTTCTCGATCGCCCGTGACGGCGGTCTGCTCGCGGCCCCGCACGGCGGCGAGCTGACGGGCCCGGCTTCGGTACGGGACTGCCTGGACGATCTGCGGGCCTCGCGCGTCGGCCACGGGGTGCGGGCGGCCGAGGACCCCCGGCTGCTGCGGAAGCTCGCGGAGCGGGGGGTGACCTGCGAGGTCTGCCCCGCGTCGAACGTGGCACTCGGCGTGTACGAGCGGCACGAGGACGTACCGCTGCGGACGCTCTTCGAGGCCGGGGTGCCGATGGCGCTGGGCGCGGACGACCCGCTGCTCTTCGGCTCGCGGCTCGCCGCGCAGTACGAGATCGCCCGTCGGCACCACGGGTTCACGGACGCGGAGCTGGCGGAGCTGGCCCGTCAGTCGGTGCGCGGCTCGGCGGCCCCGGAGGGCGTCCGGGCGAAGCTGCTGGCGGGGATCGACGACTGGATCGCCGACTGATCCGTCGTCGGGGTCACCGGCCGAGCCCGTGCATCAGCGTGCGTGCGATCGAGCGGGCGAACTCGTCGAGCGGCTCGGGCGGGCCGCCGGCCTCGGTCATCTCGTACGCGAAGGCCCGCTGGACGCAGGCGCCGAGGAGGAGCGCGGCGGCCGCCCTGGGGTCGGCTCCGGCGGCGACGCGGCCGAGGCGCTGCTCGGTGCGGAGGTAGGCGGTGAGCCCCTCGACGGGCTTGTGCGGGCCGGCGCCCAGTCTGCGCATGCCCTCGTCGTGGCGGGCCTTGAGCTGTGGCTCCGCGTAGAGCGAGGCGGCCATCGGGAAGCTCTCCTCGTAGAAGAGGGCGGCCTGCCGGGCGATGTCCGTGAGGTTCTCCTCGACGGTGCGGCTGCCGGGGTCGGCGGCGAGGGCGCCGAGCAGTCCGCCGAGGCGGGGCAGCCGTTCGTCGAGGACGGTCAGGAAGAGCTCTTCCTTGCTCGCGAAGTACTTGTAGAGCGCCGCCTCCGAGCATCCGGCGGCCTTGGCGATCTCCTTGGTCGTGGTGCGGGCGAGCCCCGCCGTCCGCATGAGGTCGCGCGCGGCGTCGATGATCCGTACGCGGGTCGGCTTCTGTTCCATGCATCCTCCACTCGCGCTTGACGCGTGAGTGAGTATCCACCCACCCTGGGGGTGAGTGAACACTTACCCACCCCGGGAGGGTGCGACATGAAGCTCACAGTCTTCGGCGCGACCGGCGGTATCGGCCGGGAGATCGTCCGCCAGGCACTGGCCTCGGGCCACGAGGTGACGGCGGTGGTACGGGACCCCGCGCGGCTGGCGGTCACCGGCGAGCGGCTCGTGGTCCACCGGGCGGACCTCACCGACCCGGAGGCCCTGCGCCCGGCCGTCGCCGGCAGGGACGCCGTGCTCTCGGGTCTCGGCGCGCGCGGTCGGGCGAACGCGGGCGTGGCGGCGCGGCTGACCGGCTCGGTGCTCGCGGCCATGGAGGCGGAGCGGGTGCGGCGGCTCGTGGTGGTCAGCGCGGCGCCGCTGGGCCCGGCCGCGGAGGGCGACGGAATGCTCGACAAAGCCGCCCTCGCGGTGATCAACCGTGTCCTGAAGGACATCTACGCCGATCTGCGGGTGATGGAGTCCGCGCTGGCGGCGAGCGCCACGGACTGGACCTCGGTCCGCCCTCCGAAGCTGACGGACAAGCCCTTCACCGGCCGGTACCGCACGGTCGTCGGCGGCAACCCGCCCCGGGG includes:
- a CDS encoding adenosine deaminase: MEHVSRDITLLPKAHLHLHFTGSMRPTTLIELADKYGVHLPDALSSGTPPKLRATDERGWFRFQRLYDIARSCLREPEDIRRLVREAAEEDVRDGSGWLEIQVDPTSYAPLLGGLIAAMEIILDAVDSASRETGLGMRVLVAANRMKHPLEARTLARLAVRYADRGVVGFGLSNDERRGMARDFDRAFSIARDGGLLAAPHGGELTGPASVRDCLDDLRASRVGHGVRAAEDPRLLRKLAERGVTCEVCPASNVALGVYERHEDVPLRTLFEAGVPMALGADDPLLFGSRLAAQYEIARRHHGFTDAELAELARQSVRGSAAPEGVRAKLLAGIDDWIAD
- a CDS encoding NAD(P)-dependent oxidoreductase, yielding MKLTVFGATGGIGREIVRQALASGHEVTAVVRDPARLAVTGERLVVHRADLTDPEALRPAVAGRDAVLSGLGARGRANAGVAARLTGSVLAAMEAERVRRLVVVSAAPLGPAAEGDGMLDKAALAVINRVLKDIYADLRVMESALAASATDWTSVRPPKLTDKPFTGRYRTVVGGNPPRGRTLARADVAHAMLAMIDAPATVGQGVGVAY
- a CDS encoding TetR/AcrR family transcriptional regulator; the encoded protein is MEQKPTRVRIIDAARDLMRTAGLARTTTKEIAKAAGCSEAALYKYFASKEELFLTVLDERLPRLGGLLGALAADPGSRTVEENLTDIARQAALFYEESFPMAASLYAEPQLKARHDEGMRRLGAGPHKPVEGLTAYLRTEQRLGRVAAGADPRAAAALLLGACVQRAFAYEMTEAGGPPEPLDEFARSIARTLMHGLGR